From the Euphorbia lathyris chromosome 6, ddEupLath1.1, whole genome shotgun sequence genome, one window contains:
- the LOC136232435 gene encoding protein neprosin, with amino-acid sequence MGAGDCVAHFSRNRGFAVVVFCLLGLFSVSSGGRLGVERQKFEVEKHLNRLNKPGVKSIESPDGDTIDCVPITNQPAFDHPFLKDHKIQTRPNYNPASVFNENKAATESKERTNPINQLWHSNGKCPEGTIPIRRTKKDDVLRASSVKRYGRKKHRSIPKPRSADPDLINQSGHQHAIAYVEGDKYYGAKATINVWEPKIQQANEFSLSQLWILGGSFGEDLNSIEAGWQVSPDLYGDNNTRLFTYWTSDAYQATGCYNLLCSGFIQINSEIAMGASISPVSGFRNSQYDISILVWKDPKEGHWWMQFGNDYVLGYWPSFLFSYLAESASMIEWGGEVVNSEPNGEHTSTQMGSGRFPEEGFGKASYFRNIQVVDESNNLKAPKGIGTFTEQSNCYDVQTGSNGDWGHYFYYGGPGKNSNCP; translated from the exons ATGGGCGCCGGTGATTGTGTTGCGCATTTTAGTAGAAACAGAGGGTTTGCGGTGGTGGTTTTTTGTTTATTGGGTCTGTTTTCAGTAAGTTCAGGTGGTAGATTAGGTGTGGAGAGGCAGAAGTTTGAGGTGGAAAAACACTTGAATCGCTTGAATAAACCCGGTGTTAAGAGCATTGAg AGCCCAGATGGAGATACAATAGATTGTGTTCCCATTACTAATCAGCCAGCTTTTGATCATCCTTTTCTGAAAGACCACAAGATTCAG ACGAGACCCAATTACAATCCGGCCAGTGTGTTTAATGAGAACAAGGCAGCTACAGAATCAAAAGAAAGAACAAACCCAATTAACCAGTTATGGCATAGTAATGGAAAATGTCCAGAAGGTACCATACCCATAAGAAGAACGAAGAAAGATGATGTTTTGAGAGCAAGTTCAGTTAAAAGGTATGGTAGGAAGAAGCACAGATCCATCCCAAAACCTAGGTCTGCAGATCCTGATCTCATTAATCAAAGTGGCCACCAA CATGCTATAGCTTATGTGGAAGGAGACAAGTATTATGGAGCAAAAGCAACCATTAATGTTTGGGAACCCAAAATTCAACAAGCTAATGAGTTTAGCTTGTCTCAGTTATGGATATTAGGAGGTTCTTTTGGTGAAGATCTCAACAGCATTGAAGCTGGTTGGCAG GTGAGTCCAGATCTATATGGTGACAACAATACAAGACTTTTCACCTACTGGACT AGTGATGCATATCAAGCCACAGGTTGCTATAATCTACTATGTTCAGGCTTTATTCAGATAAACAGTGAGATAGCAATGGGTGCAAGCATCTCTCCTGTTTCTGGCTTCCGCAATTCCCAATATGATATTAGCATTCTTGTCTGGAAG GATCCGAAAGAAGGACACTGGTGGATGCAATTCGGGAACGACTACGTCTTAGGATACTGGCCATCATTCCTCTTCTCATACTTAGCAGAGAGTGCATCAATGATAGAATGGGGAGGAGAAGTAGTAAACTCAGAACCAAATGGAGAACACACATCAACTCAAATGGGAAGCGGACGATTCCCCGAAGAAGGGTTCGGAAAAGCGAGCTATTTCCGAAACATTCAAGTAGTTGACGAATCAAACAACCTCAAAGCTCCAAAAGGAATAGGTACATTCACTGAACAATCTAATTGCTATGATGTTCAAACTGGAAGTAACGGAGATTGGGGACATTACTTTTATTACGGAGGGCCTGGTAAAAACTCTAATTGCCCCTAA